The following proteins are encoded in a genomic region of Tenebrio molitor chromosome 7, icTenMoli1.1, whole genome shotgun sequence:
- the LOC138135295 gene encoding lachesin-like isoform X2, with product MRSLNVALVVINRRVEKTNGGIKCGYTWSSTAKSALDHNLGLSPVFDDFTIREVEATEGQTLLLPCTVRYLGDKVVSWIRSRDLHILTSGPFTFSSDSRFEPVPSSAGDFWGLRIRGVHLSDTGQYECQVNTDPKMSLAFNLTVSGGRKLEGSNSKWVGQALIKGPSEVYVRDGSLVTFTCEISPLSVASLQSGAHGVFMTAKPKVRWLHDNKELLFEASDPHISMRTLYGERSLKVIGVLKISKVSWRDSGQYTCLQMSVKPDSIRLFVVESEHSEAMQRDFPPLSSANQYLFNFGYIVLSVLLCLNFPT from the exons ATGCGAAGCTTAAACGTGGCGTTAGTTGTAATAAATCGGCGGGTAGAAAAGACGAATGGCGGCATTAAATGCG GATACACTTGGTCTAGCACTGCAAAAAGTGCGCTAGACCACAATTTGGGTTTGTCGCCAGTCTTCGATGATTTTACGATAAGAGAAGTGGAAGCCACCGAGGGTCAAACTCTTCTTTTACCTTGCACCGTCAGATATCTCGGGGATAAAGTT GTGTCCTGGATTAGAAGCCGGGACTTGCATATCCTGACGTCAGGTCCTTTCACGTTCTCCAGCGACAGCAGGTTCGAACCCGTGCCCTCCTCGGCCGGAGATTTCTGGGGACTCAGGATAAGAGGTGTGCACTTATCTGATACGGGACAATACGAATGCCAGGTCAACACCGATCCCAAGATGAGCCTGGCTTTCAATCTCACAG TTTCAGGTGGCAGGAAGTTGGAGGGCTCTAATTCAAAATGGGTTGGGCAAGCTCTAATAAAAGGTCCGAGCGAAGTTTACGTCCGGGATGGGTCCCTGGTGACCTTCACATGTGAAATATCGCCCTTATCtgtggcatctttgcaatctGGAGCGCACGGAGTTTTCATGACCGCTAAACCGAAAGTGCGGTGGTTGCACGACAACAAAGAACTACTCTTTGAA GCGTCAGACCCTCATATTTCCATGAGAACCCTCTACGGGGAAAGGAGTCTGAAGGTGATTGGCGTACTCAAGATTTCAAAGGTGTCGTGGAGGGATAGCGGACAATATACCTGCTTACAGATGTCAGTTAAACCCGATTCAATCAGACTGTTTGTGGTTGAAA GTGAACACTCCGAAGCCATGCAACGAGACTTTCCACCGCTCTCTTCCGCAAATCAATATCTCTTCAATTTTGGATATATTGTCCTATCAGTATTActttgtttgaatttccccACCTGA
- the LOC138135295 gene encoding uncharacterized protein isoform X3, with product MSGVCSEVPFNVLKLFKVWTVLLTFSPTMSGYTWSSTAKSALDHNLGLSPVFDDFTIREVEATEGQTLLLPCTVRYLGDKVVSWIRSRDLHILTSGPFTFSSDSRFEPVPSSAGDFWGLRIRVSGGRKLEGSNSKWVGQALIKGPSEVYVRDGSLVTFTCEISPLSVASLQSGAHGVFMTAKPKVRWLHDNKELLFEASDPHISMRTLYGERSLKVIGVLKISKVSWRDSGQYTCLQMSVKPDSIRLFVVESEHSEAMQRDFPPLSSANQYLFNFGYIVLSVLLCLNFPT from the exons ATGAGTGGTGTTTGCAGTGAAGTGCCTTTCAATGTTCTCAAACTTTTCAAAGTGTGGACGGTTCTATTAACGTTCAGTCCGACCATGTCAG GATACACTTGGTCTAGCACTGCAAAAAGTGCGCTAGACCACAATTTGGGTTTGTCGCCAGTCTTCGATGATTTTACGATAAGAGAAGTGGAAGCCACCGAGGGTCAAACTCTTCTTTTACCTTGCACCGTCAGATATCTCGGGGATAAAGTT GTGTCCTGGATTAGAAGCCGGGACTTGCATATCCTGACGTCAGGTCCTTTCACGTTCTCCAGCGACAGCAGGTTCGAACCCGTGCCCTCCTCGGCCGGAGATTTCTGGGGACTCAGGATAAGAG TTTCAGGTGGCAGGAAGTTGGAGGGCTCTAATTCAAAATGGGTTGGGCAAGCTCTAATAAAAGGTCCGAGCGAAGTTTACGTCCGGGATGGGTCCCTGGTGACCTTCACATGTGAAATATCGCCCTTATCtgtggcatctttgcaatctGGAGCGCACGGAGTTTTCATGACCGCTAAACCGAAAGTGCGGTGGTTGCACGACAACAAAGAACTACTCTTTGAA GCGTCAGACCCTCATATTTCCATGAGAACCCTCTACGGGGAAAGGAGTCTGAAGGTGATTGGCGTACTCAAGATTTCAAAGGTGTCGTGGAGGGATAGCGGACAATATACCTGCTTACAGATGTCAGTTAAACCCGATTCAATCAGACTGTTTGTGGTTGAAA GTGAACACTCCGAAGCCATGCAACGAGACTTTCCACCGCTCTCTTCCGCAAATCAATATCTCTTCAATTTTGGATATATTGTCCTATCAGTATTActttgtttgaatttccccACCTGA
- the LOC138135295 gene encoding lachesin-like isoform X1 encodes MSGVCSEVPFNVLKLFKVWTVLLTFSPTMSGYTWSSTAKSALDHNLGLSPVFDDFTIREVEATEGQTLLLPCTVRYLGDKVVSWIRSRDLHILTSGPFTFSSDSRFEPVPSSAGDFWGLRIRGVHLSDTGQYECQVNTDPKMSLAFNLTVSGGRKLEGSNSKWVGQALIKGPSEVYVRDGSLVTFTCEISPLSVASLQSGAHGVFMTAKPKVRWLHDNKELLFEASDPHISMRTLYGERSLKVIGVLKISKVSWRDSGQYTCLQMSVKPDSIRLFVVESEHSEAMQRDFPPLSSANQYLFNFGYIVLSVLLCLNFPT; translated from the exons ATGAGTGGTGTTTGCAGTGAAGTGCCTTTCAATGTTCTCAAACTTTTCAAAGTGTGGACGGTTCTATTAACGTTCAGTCCGACCATGTCAG GATACACTTGGTCTAGCACTGCAAAAAGTGCGCTAGACCACAATTTGGGTTTGTCGCCAGTCTTCGATGATTTTACGATAAGAGAAGTGGAAGCCACCGAGGGTCAAACTCTTCTTTTACCTTGCACCGTCAGATATCTCGGGGATAAAGTT GTGTCCTGGATTAGAAGCCGGGACTTGCATATCCTGACGTCAGGTCCTTTCACGTTCTCCAGCGACAGCAGGTTCGAACCCGTGCCCTCCTCGGCCGGAGATTTCTGGGGACTCAGGATAAGAGGTGTGCACTTATCTGATACGGGACAATACGAATGCCAGGTCAACACCGATCCCAAGATGAGCCTGGCTTTCAATCTCACAG TTTCAGGTGGCAGGAAGTTGGAGGGCTCTAATTCAAAATGGGTTGGGCAAGCTCTAATAAAAGGTCCGAGCGAAGTTTACGTCCGGGATGGGTCCCTGGTGACCTTCACATGTGAAATATCGCCCTTATCtgtggcatctttgcaatctGGAGCGCACGGAGTTTTCATGACCGCTAAACCGAAAGTGCGGTGGTTGCACGACAACAAAGAACTACTCTTTGAA GCGTCAGACCCTCATATTTCCATGAGAACCCTCTACGGGGAAAGGAGTCTGAAGGTGATTGGCGTACTCAAGATTTCAAAGGTGTCGTGGAGGGATAGCGGACAATATACCTGCTTACAGATGTCAGTTAAACCCGATTCAATCAGACTGTTTGTGGTTGAAA GTGAACACTCCGAAGCCATGCAACGAGACTTTCCACCGCTCTCTTCCGCAAATCAATATCTCTTCAATTTTGGATATATTGTCCTATCAGTATTActttgtttgaatttccccACCTGA
- the LOC138135321 gene encoding sodium channel protein Nach-like isoform X1 — MYKNVDRSRRKRSNFLRSFYDHVVFTFSIATMHGLIHVVRSRRHIFERQVMDCLLRIFHFNQFVFRDRLLWMGLVVGAFGIATQQALEAWRRYETSPVVITIEKDFFNWDVENPSILICLRDKPASSYKIMEDFIKEYKITAEIKELDEYVNDLLFKTYYTYSSLEKYANGSKKELVSPDLYVELITRVSGKLETKQQKVKGTLWPKNVDSNYTRILTEFGLCHSFHSKLAYYFEITNFTREVPQTESDYQSITKNYKDEVLTFLQPQVFVKYLVFVTDSHEMIDITSHYHTGEQTTTALLAFNVIDIISDEAIRDLSPKQRNCKFNDDPHDLKHSPVYTYNLCRIECRINLALKYCNCTPHYYKRNAGEQICNMAGMYCLSKHPEVVSLVDPKTEKSLCHCLQNCNLQAVTTEVVSSGGWFLTTRLSVEFQSFPKERYRRTLIFTKTDILIQIGGIYGLFLGCSVLSFIEISYFFTLRFIWGVLGNRRIKAEI, encoded by the exons ATGTACAAGAACGTGGACAGGTCGAGACGCAAGAGGTCCAACTTCTTGCGGTCTTTTTACGACCATGTGGTATTCACGTTTAGTATTGCCACAATGCACGGCTTGATCCATGTGGTGCGGAGCAGACGACATATCTTCGAGAGGCAAGTGATGGATTGCCTCCTCAGAATCTTTCACTTCAATCAGTTCGTTTTTCGGGACAGATTATTATGGATGGGACTGGTGGTGGGTGCATTTGGGATTGCAACCCAACAAGCTCTGGAAGCGTGGCGTCGGTATGAAACTAGTCCCGTTGTGATCACCATCGAGAAGGACTTTTTCAACTGGGACGTCGAAAATCCGagcattttaatttgtttgagGGACAAGCCAGCTTCGTCCTACAAAATCATGGAGGACTTCATAAA AGAGTACAAAATCACCGCAGAAATAAAAGAGTTGGATGAATACGTCAACGATTTACTCTTCAAGACTTATTACACTTACTCCAGTTTGGAAAAATATGCGAACGGGTCGAAGAAGGAACTTGTGTCTCCTgatctctacgtagaattgaTCACACGGGTATCTGGAAAATTGGAAACGAAACAGCAAAAAGTGAAAGGGACTCTTTGGCCCAAGAATGTGGACAGCAACTATACCAGGATTTTGACCGAGTTTGGCTTGTGTCACAGTTTCCACTCTAAACTGGCTTATTACTTTGAGATAAC AAACTTCACTCGTGAAGTCCCACAGACCGAGTCTGACTACCAGTCGATCACAAAAAACTACAAAGATGaagttttaacatttttgcaaCCTCAAGTCTTCGTCAAATATCTT GTGTTCGTAACAGATTCTCACGAGATGATCGACATCACTTCGCATTACCACACCGGAGAACAAACAACAACCGCGTTGTTGGCGTTCAATGTTATCGATATCATCAGCGACGAAGCCATCAGAGATCTGTCCccaaaacaaagaaattgtaaatttaatgATGACCCACACGATCTGAAGCACAGTCCTGTCTACACTTACAACTTGTGCAGGATCGAGTGCAGGATAAATCTGGCACTAAAATATTGCAACTGCACGCCCCACTATTACAAAAGAAACG CTGGCGAGCAGATATGCAACATGGCTGGAATGTACTGCTTGTCTAAGCATCCTG AAGTGGTATCGTTGGTCGACCCAAAAACTGAAAAGAGTTTGTGtcattgtttacaaaattgtaATCTTCAAGCTGTTACTACTGAAGTTGTGTCAAGTGGCGGCTGGTTCTTGACAACAAGATTGAGTGTGGAATTTCAGTCCTTCCCCAAAGAGAGGTACCGCAGGACCTTGATCTTCACAAAAACAGATATTTTGA TCCAAATCGGAGGCATCTACGGCTTGTTTCTGGGATGCAGCGTCCTCAGCTTCATCGAgatttcgtattttttcaCCCTGCGTTTCATTTGGGGCGTTTTGGGAAATCGCCGGATCAAGGCGGAGATATAA
- the LOC138135321 gene encoding sodium channel protein Nach-like isoform X2 — MYKNVDRSRRKRSNFLRSFYDHVVFTFSIATMHGLIHVVRSRRHIFERLLWMGLVVGAFGIATQQALEAWRRYETSPVVITIEKDFFNWDVENPSILICLRDKPASSYKIMEDFIKEYKITAEIKELDEYVNDLLFKTYYTYSSLEKYANGSKKELVSPDLYVELITRVSGKLETKQQKVKGTLWPKNVDSNYTRILTEFGLCHSFHSKLAYYFEITNFTREVPQTESDYQSITKNYKDEVLTFLQPQVFVKYLVFVTDSHEMIDITSHYHTGEQTTTALLAFNVIDIISDEAIRDLSPKQRNCKFNDDPHDLKHSPVYTYNLCRIECRINLALKYCNCTPHYYKRNAGEQICNMAGMYCLSKHPEVVSLVDPKTEKSLCHCLQNCNLQAVTTEVVSSGGWFLTTRLSVEFQSFPKERYRRTLIFTKTDILIQIGGIYGLFLGCSVLSFIEISYFFTLRFIWGVLGNRRIKAEI, encoded by the exons ATGTACAAGAACGTGGACAGGTCGAGACGCAAGAGGTCCAACTTCTTGCGGTCTTTTTACGACCATGTGGTATTCACGTTTAGTATTGCCACAATGCACGGCTTGATCCATGTGGTGCGGAGCAGACGACATATCTTCGAGAG ATTATTATGGATGGGACTGGTGGTGGGTGCATTTGGGATTGCAACCCAACAAGCTCTGGAAGCGTGGCGTCGGTATGAAACTAGTCCCGTTGTGATCACCATCGAGAAGGACTTTTTCAACTGGGACGTCGAAAATCCGagcattttaatttgtttgagGGACAAGCCAGCTTCGTCCTACAAAATCATGGAGGACTTCATAAA AGAGTACAAAATCACCGCAGAAATAAAAGAGTTGGATGAATACGTCAACGATTTACTCTTCAAGACTTATTACACTTACTCCAGTTTGGAAAAATATGCGAACGGGTCGAAGAAGGAACTTGTGTCTCCTgatctctacgtagaattgaTCACACGGGTATCTGGAAAATTGGAAACGAAACAGCAAAAAGTGAAAGGGACTCTTTGGCCCAAGAATGTGGACAGCAACTATACCAGGATTTTGACCGAGTTTGGCTTGTGTCACAGTTTCCACTCTAAACTGGCTTATTACTTTGAGATAAC AAACTTCACTCGTGAAGTCCCACAGACCGAGTCTGACTACCAGTCGATCACAAAAAACTACAAAGATGaagttttaacatttttgcaaCCTCAAGTCTTCGTCAAATATCTT GTGTTCGTAACAGATTCTCACGAGATGATCGACATCACTTCGCATTACCACACCGGAGAACAAACAACAACCGCGTTGTTGGCGTTCAATGTTATCGATATCATCAGCGACGAAGCCATCAGAGATCTGTCCccaaaacaaagaaattgtaaatttaatgATGACCCACACGATCTGAAGCACAGTCCTGTCTACACTTACAACTTGTGCAGGATCGAGTGCAGGATAAATCTGGCACTAAAATATTGCAACTGCACGCCCCACTATTACAAAAGAAACG CTGGCGAGCAGATATGCAACATGGCTGGAATGTACTGCTTGTCTAAGCATCCTG AAGTGGTATCGTTGGTCGACCCAAAAACTGAAAAGAGTTTGTGtcattgtttacaaaattgtaATCTTCAAGCTGTTACTACTGAAGTTGTGTCAAGTGGCGGCTGGTTCTTGACAACAAGATTGAGTGTGGAATTTCAGTCCTTCCCCAAAGAGAGGTACCGCAGGACCTTGATCTTCACAAAAACAGATATTTTGA TCCAAATCGGAGGCATCTACGGCTTGTTTCTGGGATGCAGCGTCCTCAGCTTCATCGAgatttcgtattttttcaCCCTGCGTTTCATTTGGGGCGTTTTGGGAAATCGCCGGATCAAGGCGGAGATATAA